From Trichoplusia ni isolate ovarian cell line Hi5 chromosome 22, tn1, whole genome shotgun sequence, a single genomic window includes:
- the LOC113504501 gene encoding superoxide dismutase [Cu-Zn] 2-like, which yields MYKSLLFVAAAVALASAHDDIEVTRAIAILKADGVSGNVTFTREADGQIRIGGRIVGMKPGMYGFHVHEKGDLSNGCASTLGHFNPNGNDHGHPHDENRHVGDLGNIEFDSTQTADLDFVDHLIKLNGRHNIIGRAVVLHSMADDYGRTDHPDSKKTGNAGGRVACGVIGIMDYTLPKSNAASTSSASVVVALTFYTFVAALMC from the exons ATGTACAAGTCATTGCTATTTGTGGCTGCGGCCGTCGCGTTGGCGTCTGCCCACGACGATATC GAGGTAACCCGTGCGATCGCCATTCTGAAAGCTGATGGAGTCTCCGGAAACGTGACCTTCACTCGTGAGGCCGACGGCCAAATCCGCATCGGAGGCAGGATCGTCGGTATGAAGCCTGGCATGTACGGGTTCCATGTCCACGAGAAGGGAGACCTCAGCAACGGCTGCGCCTCCACTTTGGGACACTTCAACCCTAACgga AACGACCACGGCCATCCTCATGACGAGAACCGTCACGTCGGCGACCTTGGCAACATCGAGTTCGACAGCACCCAGACAGCTGATCTCGACTTCGTGGACCACCTCATCAAGCTGAACGGTCGCCACAACATCATCGGCAGGGCTGTGGTCCTCCACTCCATGGCTGACGACTACGGCAGGACCGACCACCCTGACTCCAAGAAAACTGGAAACGCTGGCGGCCGCGTCGCCTGCGGAGTCATCGGAATTAT GGACTATACTCTGCCGAAATCGAACGCAGCATCAACATCTTCTGCCAGCGTCGTTGTGGCACTTACCTTCTACACCTTCGTAGCAGCACttatgtgttaa
- the LOC113504645 gene encoding uncharacterized protein LOC113504645: protein MNRDFVFNHQDRPSAWARTASTLNRWLWGALCCGVPGVPCYFCTCCERLEDVGPERDRPRVNQSTATAERIARPHRPHAPRGRKHTPETLSAVRCALSKLQGEPAPPMLPHYARRSPEPG from the exons ATGAACCGGGATTTCGTGTTCAATCACCAG GACAGGCCGAGTGCGTGGGCGCGGACCGCCAGTACGCTCAACAGGTGGCTGTGGGGCGCACTGTGCTGCGGCGTGCCGGGCGTGCCCTGCTACTTCTGCACGTGCTGCGAGCGCCTGGAGGATGTCGGGCCCGAGAGGGACCGGCCTAGGGTTAATC AATCTACAGCCACAGCGGAGCGCATTGCGAGGCCTCATCGTCCACATGCCCCGCGGGGCCGCAAGCATACACCAGAGACATTGTCAGCCGTGCGGTGCGCGCTCTCCAAACTGCAGGGAGAACCAGCACCCCCCATGCTGCCCCACTACGCACGCCGCTCGCCAGAACCTGGGTGA
- the LOC113504644 gene encoding superoxide dismutase [Cu-Zn]-like yields MNLRLHVFLGQFIWLWAVLNGKSLQGIPGYGRNLIIKTLPAIEDYQSNIYEVFMEPYLYEFGHQVLPPGNRAEKQIDLVIPQRAPGLQAIVHLQADEESGVEGDLIFTQIVPNGPVSIEGNITGLAAGLHGIHVHQTGAVKDNCKEIGPHFLAFYGRHGGPRDSVRHVGDLGNIKAEEGVLSVKIVDHLISLAGPRSIVGRSLAISKGEDDYGRASTEDSALTGTSGPAVACGIIGYLH; encoded by the exons atgaatttgcgTCTTCACGTGTTTCTCGGGCAGTTCATCTGGCTGTGGGCAGTGCTGAATGGGAAAAGTCTTCAGGGAATCCCCGGCTATGGACGAAATTTGATCATCAAAACATTGCCAGCCATCGAAGATTACCAGAGCAATATATATGAAGTGTTTATGGAGCcttatttatat GAATTCGGTCACCAAGTGCTGCCTCCAGGAAACCGCGCTGAAAAACAAATCGACCTAGTCATT CCACAAAGAGCTCCAGGCCTCCAAGCTATAGTCCACCTGCAGGCCGACGAGGAGTCAGGAGTGGAAGGTGACCTGATCTTCACGCAAATCGTGCCGAACGGTCCCGTCAGCATCGAGGGTAACATCACAGGTCTAGCGGCAGGCCTGCACGGCATCCACGTGCATCAGACAGGCGCTGTCAAGGATAACTGCAAGGAGATTGGACCTCATTTCTTGGCGTTCTAT GGTCGCCACGGCGGGCCTCGCGACAGCGTGCGCCACGTCGGCGACCTCGGGAACATCAAAGCTGAAGAGGGAGTCCTCTCCGTTAAGATCGTCGATCACCTGATATCCCTTGCTGGGCCTCGGTCCATCGTCGGAAGGTCTCTTGCCATTTCTAAAGGGGAAGACGACTATGGCAGAGCCAGTACTGAGGACAGCGCTCTCACTGGTACCTCAGGCCCAGCTGTAGCTTGTGGGATTATTGGTTACCTACATTGA